The following proteins come from a genomic window of Aerosakkonema funiforme FACHB-1375:
- the rsmI gene encoding 16S rRNA (cytidine(1402)-2'-O)-methyltransferase — MQTVPHIGTLYVVATPIGNLEDMTFRAVRILQMVDTIAAEDTRHTGKLLQHFQIATPQISYHEHNRQQRIPELVDLLKQGKSIALVSDAGMPLISDPGYELVRACISAEIPIVPIPGASAAITALSASGLSTDRFVFEGFLPAKGSGRKERLEALQTESRTIILYESPHRLRQTLQDLADVLGEDRQLVLARELTKLHEEFWRGTIAEAILAYSQREPQGEFTLALAGLQLEKPNFSEETLKSELQQLLGQGISRSQASRQLAKATSLPRRLIYQLALSLPVVEI; from the coding sequence ATGCAAACGGTTCCGCACATCGGCACTTTATACGTTGTGGCAACTCCAATCGGCAATCTGGAAGATATGACGTTCCGGGCAGTGCGAATTTTGCAAATGGTGGATACGATCGCGGCGGAAGATACCCGCCATACAGGAAAACTTTTGCAGCATTTTCAAATTGCTACGCCCCAGATAAGTTACCACGAACACAATCGTCAGCAACGCATTCCGGAGTTAGTAGATCTGTTGAAGCAGGGAAAATCGATCGCTCTCGTCAGCGATGCCGGTATGCCGTTGATTTCCGATCCAGGATACGAGTTAGTTCGAGCTTGTATCTCCGCAGAAATACCGATAGTACCTATTCCCGGTGCTAGTGCGGCAATTACAGCTTTAAGCGCATCTGGGTTATCGACAGACCGATTTGTGTTTGAAGGTTTTTTACCTGCAAAAGGGTCAGGCCGAAAGGAGCGTTTGGAAGCTTTACAAACAGAATCCCGAACTATTATTCTATACGAATCTCCCCATCGCTTGCGGCAAACTTTGCAAGATTTGGCAGATGTTTTGGGTGAAGACCGGCAGCTAGTCTTGGCAAGGGAGTTAACTAAATTGCACGAAGAGTTCTGGCGGGGAACGATCGCAGAGGCTATACTTGCTTATTCGCAACGGGAGCCCCAAGGGGAATTTACTCTCGCCCTAGCAGGTCTCCAGCTAGAAAAGCCTAATTTTTCCGAGGAAACCCTTAAATCCGAGTTACAACAGCTACTCGGTCAGGGAATATCTCGTTCGCAAGCCAGCCGCCAGCTCGCAAAAGCAACCTCTCTGCCGCGTCGTTTGATATATCAGCTCGCGCTCTCTCTTCCTGTTGTAGAAATATAA
- a CDS encoding phosphoglucomutase/phosphomannomutase family protein — protein sequence MSASSSSKKIQFGTDGWRGIIADDFTFPNVCKVTRAIASYLESAYSKDRPVLVAYDTRFLADQFARTAAQILAEIGWTVKIVDRDCPTPVIAYNAKHLNSAGALMFTASHNPAPYCGIKYIPDYAGPATPEITDTIVANIEGATDTPPSGSNSDKISTFDPKPAYLEFIYTLLDVERIRSAKLKVKYDALYSTSRGYLDTVLQHCGCDLESFHTYRDVLFGGGMPEPKGEQLVELVDAVKKDGADLGLATDGDSDRFGIVDEQGNVLTPNTVLLLLARHLVKNKGKTGAIVRTVATTHLLDNFAAKYGLTLYETAVGFKYIGEKMRETQVLIGGEESGGLSIIGHIPEKDGVLADMLVAEAVAYEGKPLSQLVEEAIAEANGPLYNLRLDLHLDDAHKAAVIDSFTKNPPAEVATVKVKEVGRKDGIKLYLEEGSWVLLRPSGTEPLMRVYIETNSADKQAQIAEYMENIINNLKPAAAVV from the coding sequence ATGAGTGCTAGCAGCAGCTCGAAAAAGATTCAATTTGGTACGGATGGATGGCGGGGGATTATCGCTGATGATTTCACATTCCCTAATGTGTGTAAGGTGACGCGAGCGATCGCCAGTTACCTGGAGTCAGCTTATTCTAAAGACAGACCTGTTCTGGTAGCTTACGATACCCGCTTCTTGGCAGATCAATTTGCTCGCACGGCGGCTCAGATTCTCGCTGAGATCGGTTGGACGGTAAAAATAGTCGATCGCGATTGCCCGACTCCGGTAATTGCTTACAATGCCAAGCATCTCAACTCGGCTGGGGCGCTCATGTTCACCGCCAGTCACAACCCAGCGCCCTATTGCGGTATTAAGTACATCCCCGATTATGCAGGGCCAGCTACACCGGAAATTACGGATACGATTGTAGCAAATATTGAAGGTGCTACGGATACGCCGCCATCGGGAAGCAATTCTGACAAAATATCGACTTTTGACCCGAAACCGGCTTATCTGGAATTCATTTACACATTGCTTGATGTGGAGCGCATTCGCAGCGCTAAGCTGAAGGTCAAATACGATGCGCTTTATTCTACCTCTCGCGGCTACCTGGATACGGTGTTGCAACATTGCGGTTGCGATTTGGAAAGTTTCCACACTTACCGCGATGTTTTGTTTGGTGGCGGAATGCCGGAACCGAAAGGGGAACAACTGGTAGAGTTAGTCGATGCGGTCAAGAAAGATGGCGCAGATTTGGGTTTGGCGACGGATGGAGATAGCGATCGCTTTGGTATTGTAGACGAACAAGGAAACGTGCTTACCCCCAACACGGTGTTGCTGTTGTTGGCGCGTCATCTGGTCAAGAATAAAGGCAAAACAGGTGCGATCGTTCGCACGGTTGCTACCACGCACTTGCTGGATAATTTTGCTGCTAAGTACGGTTTGACACTTTACGAAACCGCAGTAGGTTTCAAATACATCGGCGAGAAAATGCGCGAGACGCAGGTGCTGATCGGTGGTGAAGAATCGGGAGGACTCAGCATTATCGGTCATATTCCCGAAAAAGACGGCGTTTTGGCAGATATGCTGGTAGCAGAAGCTGTTGCTTACGAAGGAAAACCGCTGAGTCAGCTGGTGGAAGAAGCGATCGCCGAAGCTAATGGCCCACTTTACAACCTGCGCCTCGACTTGCACCTCGATGACGCGCACAAAGCTGCTGTCATCGACTCTTTCACTAAAAATCCACCCGCAGAAGTGGCAACGGTTAAAGTGAAAGAAGTTGGTCGCAAAGACGGTATCAAACTCTACTTAGAAGAAGGTAGTTGGGTGTTGCTGCGTCCGTCGGGAACAGAACCGCTGATGCGCGTTTACATAGAAACGAATTCTGCCGACAAACAAGCGCAAATTGCCGAATACATGGAAAATATCATCAACAATCTTAAGCCTGCGGCAGCAGTCGTTTGA
- a CDS encoding lipopolysaccharide assembly protein LapA domain-containing protein: MKNIANLLTSSIVAIWVGAIAILSVQNATQVSLKFLGFESIKLPVGVVLAFSASLGVVGGAIAFPLFTPSENREDDDFEDDVPENRQSSGGSDWLETGSQDW, translated from the coding sequence ATGAAAAATATCGCCAATTTACTCACTTCTTCGATCGTAGCCATTTGGGTAGGAGCGATCGCCATCCTCTCCGTCCAAAATGCTACCCAAGTTTCTCTGAAGTTTTTGGGATTCGAGTCAATTAAACTGCCAGTGGGTGTGGTGTTGGCCTTTAGTGCTAGTCTTGGGGTGGTGGGAGGTGCGATCGCTTTTCCTTTATTTACACCTTCAGAAAATCGAGAGGATGATGATTTTGAGGATGATGTGCCAGAAAATCGTCAATCCAGCGGCGGAAGTGATTGGTTAGAAACCGGATCGCAAGATTGGTAA
- a CDS encoding thermonuclease family protein: protein MSYKKSIAYSLKFLGVAFLILSLTGCPNRPGQITYSVKRISDGDTLAVTDSKGENFTVRFACIDAPEVPHSQKEKQSTKLVDKNQFKWGVKAQGRVQQLVKQGDRVTLTLTDTDRYGRKIGEVRLADNVFIQEVLVREGLALVNRPYLKNCPSAAIVEQAEAEAKKARRGIWSDRTFVAPWEYRRTK, encoded by the coding sequence ATGAGTTACAAAAAATCGATCGCATACTCGCTAAAATTCCTCGGCGTTGCTTTCCTGATTCTCAGTTTAACAGGATGTCCGAACCGTCCGGGACAAATTACTTACTCCGTCAAACGAATCAGCGATGGAGATACACTCGCGGTCACAGACTCGAAGGGAGAAAACTTTACTGTGCGTTTCGCCTGTATCGATGCACCGGAAGTTCCCCATTCCCAAAAGGAAAAGCAAAGCACAAAATTGGTGGACAAAAATCAATTCAAGTGGGGTGTAAAAGCGCAGGGTCGCGTGCAGCAGTTGGTGAAACAAGGCGATCGCGTTACCTTAACTTTAACCGATACCGATCGCTACGGTCGCAAAATCGGTGAAGTCCGTTTAGCTGACAATGTTTTCATTCAAGAAGTGTTAGTGCGCGAGGGATTGGCGCTGGTGAATCGTCCCTACTTGAAAAACTGTCCCAGTGCAGCTATTGTGGAACAGGCAGAAGCGGAAGCAAAGAAAGCTAGACGCGGTATTTGGAGCGATCGCACTTTTGTGGCTCCTTGGGAATATCGTCGCACAAAATAA
- a CDS encoding XisI protein — protein sequence MDTANQPLERWRDILEKILQYYADIPYRYGDVITYVIVSRDRNHFMLVHEGWENHRRVHGCIVHVEIRNEKIWIHYDGIEDGITNELVAAGVPKDRIVLAFHPPQVREHTGYAIA from the coding sequence ATGGATACCGCAAATCAACCCCTAGAGCGATGGCGTGATATTCTAGAAAAAATTCTCCAATATTATGCGGATATTCCTTATCGTTATGGTGATGTAATTACTTATGTTATTGTTAGCCGCGATCGCAACCACTTTATGCTGGTACACGAAGGCTGGGAAAATCACCGCAGAGTGCATGGCTGTATCGTCCATGTGGAAATTCGCAATGAGAAAATTTGGATTCACTACGATGGTATTGAAGATGGCATCACAAATGAACTTGTCGCTGCTGGAGTACCTAAAGATCGTATTGTCCTCGCCTTTCATCCTCCCCAAGTTAGAGAGCATACTGGATATGCGATCGCATAA
- a CDS encoding XisH family protein, protein MPAKHLYHDTVCTALIKDGWTITDDPLILKIGERSTFVDLGAEKLIAAERDSVKIAVEIKSFLSPSPINDLENAWGQFFLYARDLQRRDPDRRLYLAVSRNTFETLFQEEAGKILLEEPGFRIIFFDSNSEEIILWIPQINP, encoded by the coding sequence ATGCCCGCCAAACACCTCTATCATGATACCGTCTGCACCGCTCTTATCAAAGACGGTTGGACAATTACTGATGACCCGCTTATCCTCAAGATAGGGGAACGCTCCACGTTTGTTGACCTGGGTGCTGAAAAACTGATTGCGGCTGAACGAGATTCTGTAAAAATCGCTGTCGAAATCAAAAGCTTTCTTAGTCCTTCTCCTATTAATGACCTCGAAAATGCCTGGGGACAATTCTTTTTGTATGCTAGAGATCTGCAAAGAAGAGATCCAGACCGTCGTCTCTATTTAGCCGTCAGTCGCAACACTTTTGAGACTTTGTTCCAAGAGGAAGCTGGAAAAATCTTGTTAGAAGAACCTGGTTTTCGTATCATATTTTTTGACTCAAACAGTGAGGAAATAATTTTATGGATACCGCAAATCAACCCCTAG